The genomic region GTTTGCATCAATTAACTCAATACACAAAAAAGCATTCTTTGTATTTTCAGTGAGCATTGTCCTTACTGATTCGCGCCAATTCCAACATCTGCAAATGGCTCCTGCGTTATCTTTATATATTATCTCACCTTCATAAGGCGGTGCGTTTTCATCCGTCCCCAGCGTAACAAATTCTTCATTGCCAACTGCCTTAGTCAATCGTATATCCCCAGCAAATGTATCAATATCCTCGCCACCACAAGGCAGTCCATATCTTAATGAAATAGAATTGTAAATATCAACCAGAGGATTAATAGTTCCTAGATGATTTCCGCTATGCACGCGTTTTAGTAACGCCTCAATTGATGATCTTGTACCCTTTTTTGTTTTAAATTTTTGAAATGCTTCTCTCCATACTTTTATAACTTCATTACTGCTGAATTCTGCATTCTTCAAATACTTTAAGGCTTCCTTTTCTGAATGGTAAATCATATCCTTATATTTGTCTGTATTTGTTATAGAGTTATCTATGCCCTGGCAAGTAATGACACCAATCCTTGCATTGGGAAACAGGTTCCAAAAGCCATCTTCAATAACAAATTTTTTCATAAAATACCTCCACAATAAATAAAAAGCCATAGAAATATTATGAAATAACTCCCAGGCTTTTATCCTTCCTTGTCCACAGTCCAACTTTGCGTTTTCGCTCGGACCTGCCAGCTGTAAACTGCGGAACCCTGGAAAACTTAAATACAAGATTAAGCGTTAGTTTATCATTACAGGTTAATTTTAGCATAATATCAAAACAATAGCCATACTGGTCCAACAACTAGAGAGATTCGTTAACAGGTAAAAACTGACGATTATAGCAACTACTGCTCCTCCCCATTCCAATCACCCAGCCAGTTCGGCGATGGTCCCCGTGCCTCGAAACACTCTTCTACAAATCTCGCCTTCAGGGCAGGAAAATAATGGCCGGTTACCGAAGTACTGAACATTTGCAATACTATGTAATGTCGGGAGGAAATACGGGATGTTCTGGTCTAAGAAGGGTTCCAACCTAGCTTCAACGACTCCGGATTTTAAACCTGCGCCCGCCAAGCAACAAGATGGAAAGGCTATCCTTCTCCGGCACAATCAAAAATGCGCTGTGGACAAAATCCGTAACAAAATCGACGAAACAGGGTTTGCAGCAGATAGTCTCATTCAGATCACCACCGAAATCGCGCAATCGGCGGAAACGCAGATGAGCTCGATCGAGAAGGTGGTCGATGAGATCAATAATTACTCGGCCTTAGCAGAAGAAGTATTCGCGAGCACGGAAAACTCCAAGCAGATTTCCGATAAAACTCTGGAAATAGCGCAAGAAGGAACCGCCGCCGTGGGAAATTCGATCGCCGCGATCAGCGAAATCGGCGCCTCCGTGGACGAGGCCAAACAAGTTGTCACCGCTCTGGAGGCCAAAGCGGCTCATATCAACGAACTGCTCAATATGATTAAGGACATCGCCCATAGCACCAACCTGTTGTCCCTCAACGCTTCGATCGAAGCGGCGCGGGCCGGCGAAGCCGGCAGAGGCTTCGCGGTGGTCGCCCAGGAAGTCAAGAAGCTGGCCCTGCGCAGTGTTGAATCGGTGGAATACATCGGCCGCACGATTACCGAAATTAATCAAAGCATCGATAAAACGCTGGGAGCCATGAACGCCATCGCGGCCAAAGTCGAGCTGGGAACTCAGATTGCCAACAGCACTGCGGAAGTGTTCGGCACTATTATTGCCGCCGTAAACCGGAGCGGCGGGGTCTATGACGAGATTCACAGCGCCATTTCCAAGCAGACGGCCAGTCTTGAACATGTAACCGACTCGGCGCAAACTATGGGCAGTTCCTTCGGCAAACTGATGTCCACCGCTGAGCTGGCTTCCCTTTACACCCAATTTGTGAAAACATCTCTCAACTCGCTCACGGACGCTTCCACCGAACTCAGGAGAATAACCGCTCAAATGCTGGAGGAGTCGGACAGCGCCTCGTTTAAAGGCAGCGAAGCGCGGACAAGCGTTCCGGAAACCATCGATACGTTTATTCCGTTCATGTCCACCAGTTGGACGGGAGGACAGGTCATTTCCAATGTCCACACCGGCCTTCTGTCCATTGATTCGGCCGGACAGCTTTGCCCGGGCCTGGCCAAGAGCTGGCACCTGGAAGAGAACAATACCTGGGTCTTTAACCTGCGCCGCGGCGCCAAGTTTCATAATGGGCGGGAAGTATCGGCCGAGGACGTCAAACGCTGTTACGAGATCATTCTGAATCCGGCGACCCGGTCCCCCAACAGCTGGACCCTGCAGTATGTCGACGGCGCGGAAGAATATATGGCTGGCAAAGCCGCCTCCGTGCGGGGCATCCAGGTGCTGGACCGGTACCGTATCAACATCCGGCTGTCTTCGCCTTACAGCGGTTTCCTGCTCAACCTGGGTCAGTTCTATACTTCGATCATCGACCTAGATGAATTATCTAAAGGAAATATTGTCGGATGCGGTCCCTACCGCCTGGCCGTCAGCGGAGACGAATGCCGTCTGGAAGCCTTTCCGGACCATTATAACGGCGAACCTTACACCCGGCGCATCAGCGTCCGGATGGCTCCCAAAGAGGCTCCCGAGGAGTTCCTCAATGGCGCCTACGACTTCATGCTGATCGACAGCAAGGCTTTGCTGGATAAGGTGAAAGGCCGGCCGGGGATTACGATCACCGATTCTCAACTTATGGGCATCTATTACGCCGGCTTCAATTTGATCTCCCGTTCGCCTTATATCCAAAGCCGCGAGGCCAGAAAAGCCCTCAATCACGCGGTTAATAGAAAACGGATTATCGACGAGCTGTTGGGCGGACTGGGCATCGAGGCCAAGGGTCCGTATCCGCCCGGCATTGTCAGCGATCCCGGCCTGGCAGGCTACAAATACAATCCGCGCTTGGCGAAAGAGCTGCTGGCAAGCGCCGGGCTGAGCGGCGCACCCAAGCTCAGGATTCTATATCGCGAGGACGCCGGAGGCAGCTTATTCAACAAAATTACCGAGTATGTCAAGGAAGACCTGGAGGCGGCCGGCATCGACTGCGTCCTGGTGAATACCCCGTCCGCCGGCTATCTCAATGTCAACAATATCCGCGAAAAATGCGATGTCTATATCGGCAGGTGGATCGCCGATACCGGGGACCCCGACAATTTTCTGCAGCCGTTGTTCACTCCCGATCTTTCCACCAACCGGTCTTCTTACAAAAACGAGGCCGTCAGCCGGAAAATGGCCCTGGCCAACAAAATTCTCAACCCCCAAAGACGGCTCGAGGCGTACCGCGAGATCCAGCAGATCATTTTCGGAGACGCGCCTTGGATTTTCCTCTATCACCCGAACATCGCCTTTGCTTGCCACAGCCATATATCCGGCGTCAAGTTCAACTCGCTCGGACTGTGTAAATATGAGGATATTATTGTGGGCAAAGCCGATTAGCGAAAAATGCTGAAATGCCATCAGATTATGTGAAGTCTGATGGCACAGATTGTACAAAGCCCACTTTTAAGCCGCAAGGCTAGGAAGTGGGTTTTGATCTACAATAAAGAATACCTGATCGAAAATCATAATAATAGAAAACAGGTGTAGCGAAGGCAAAAGAGTATAGATGCATTTGCGTAAGGTTTCGCTCTTCTCTATACCGCGAGTGTGACTTTCGCATCAGTTACTGTTATGGCTTATTTGAGGATGGATTCTATAATTCATTAATATAATTGATCCTATTACCAGAAAGATACCAATAAGATTCATCATATCTACCTGCTCTTTAAAGATCGCAACGCCAATCACCGCCGCAATGACCGCTTCAACGGACGCAATCACAGGGACTTTGCTGCTCTCTGTGATTTTTTGCAAACCCTGATAGTAGAAAAGATATGCGATTGCTGTTGGTATCAAGGCATAGAGAAATCCCAATAGAAGCACACTCTCATTCCAAGGAACGGGCGTTCCCCAGGGATTCATAAAAACAACGAGGCCGGCTGCAGCAAACAGATAGCTATATGTGCTGATAACAAAAGCATTGCTTTTTTCTCCGGCTAATTTCCCGATGATTGCGGTCATGCCATAACAGAAACCTGATCCAATTCCACAAAGAATACCGGTCAGCGAGAAAAGCATTACATCAAAATTTCCACCAGTCGCAGCCAAAGTGCACCCTGTGATATTTACAAGCATTGCCGCAGATTTTACCCATGTGAATTTTTCGCGTAACCAAAAGCAAGAGGCTATGGTAGTAAATACCGGGGCAGTATTCATCAAAACGGCACTAACCGTAACGCCGGTCAGAGTGACGGCTATGCTATAAAACACATTATAAATTCCATGGCAAACAAGGCCTAGAAGCGCACATAACAGCAGTGTCTTTTGGTTTACACGGAGAGAAGGAACGCCGAACTTTGCAACGGTAATTATTGCGAGGATAATGAAGGAAAAGGCCATACGCAGAAAGCTTGTAAACGCGAACGATGAACCATATTGTTCCATCAACTGAATAAAAGGACCGATGCATCCCCATAATACACCGGCGACAAAAACCTGTAAATATCCCTTAAATTCC from Acetonema longum DSM 6540 harbors:
- a CDS encoding B3/4 domain-containing protein; translated protein: MKKFVIEDGFWNLFPNARIGVITCQGIDNSITNTDKYKDMIYHSEKEALKYLKNAEFSSNEVIKVWREAFQKFKTKKGTRSSIEALLKRVHSGNHLGTINPLVDIYNSISLRYGLPCGGEDIDTFAGDIRLTKAVGNEEFVTLGTDENAPPYEGEIIYKDNAGAICRCWNWRESVRTMLTENTKNAFLCIELIDANRLEEFENALKDLAGTVTDHLGGTCKISILDNNNKAVLIGVGE
- a CDS encoding ABC transporter substrate-binding protein — protein: MFWSKKGSNLASTTPDFKPAPAKQQDGKAILLRHNQKCAVDKIRNKIDETGFAADSLIQITTEIAQSAETQMSSIEKVVDEINNYSALAEEVFASTENSKQISDKTLEIAQEGTAAVGNSIAAISEIGASVDEAKQVVTALEAKAAHINELLNMIKDIAHSTNLLSLNASIEAARAGEAGRGFAVVAQEVKKLALRSVESVEYIGRTITEINQSIDKTLGAMNAIAAKVELGTQIANSTAEVFGTIIAAVNRSGGVYDEIHSAISKQTASLEHVTDSAQTMGSSFGKLMSTAELASLYTQFVKTSLNSLTDASTELRRITAQMLEESDSASFKGSEARTSVPETIDTFIPFMSTSWTGGQVISNVHTGLLSIDSAGQLCPGLAKSWHLEENNTWVFNLRRGAKFHNGREVSAEDVKRCYEIILNPATRSPNSWTLQYVDGAEEYMAGKAASVRGIQVLDRYRINIRLSSPYSGFLLNLGQFYTSIIDLDELSKGNIVGCGPYRLAVSGDECRLEAFPDHYNGEPYTRRISVRMAPKEAPEEFLNGAYDFMLIDSKALLDKVKGRPGITITDSQLMGIYYAGFNLISRSPYIQSREARKALNHAVNRKRIIDELLGGLGIEAKGPYPPGIVSDPGLAGYKYNPRLAKELLASAGLSGAPKLRILYREDAGGSLFNKITEYVKEDLEAAGIDCVLVNTPSAGYLNVNNIREKCDVYIGRWIADTGDPDNFLQPLFTPDLSTNRSSYKNEAVSRKMALANKILNPQRRLEAYREIQQIIFGDAPWIFLYHPNIAFACHSHISGVKFNSLGLCKYEDIIVGKAD
- a CDS encoding DMT family transporter; this translates as MRVLQSQEFKGYLQVFVAGVLWGCIGPFIQLMEQYGSSFAFTSFLRMAFSFIILAIITVAKFGVPSLRVNQKTLLLCALLGLVCHGIYNVFYSIAVTLTGVTVSAVLMNTAPVFTTIASCFWLREKFTWVKSAAMLVNITGCTLAATGGNFDVMLFSLTGILCGIGSGFCYGMTAIIGKLAGEKSNAFVISTYSYLFAAAGLVVFMNPWGTPVPWNESVLLLGFLYALIPTAIAYLFYYQGLQKITESSKVPVIASVEAVIAAVIGVAIFKEQVDMMNLIGIFLVIGSIILMNYRIHPQISHNSN